Proteins encoded in a region of the Dreissena polymorpha isolate Duluth1 chromosome 6, UMN_Dpol_1.0, whole genome shotgun sequence genome:
- the LOC127834834 gene encoding galactoside alpha-(1,2)-fucosyltransferase 1-like: MQSGIQSTRYGDHLPMRNGTLSIAIYGRLGNQMFGYASILGLAYTMNLSNIVIDHLDGGDDLLSSFQLSNKMVSFCPIPLNAKHVDEMRCCAFDERLTMFSNKEDINVIGYLLSWKYFYNIDKHIRKEFTFVTSILSKAKQIKLDIASMFNDTSIFKNRTYIGVHIRRGDFLLESKIKFGHYPVSKDYIIHAIQLCTKMFGEDIIFVFCSDGIKWVKRNFSIFTNKWKMAFVEDNPAAVDMAVLSLCDHTIVTTGSFGWWAAWLAGGKTIISKQKAINGSYLSSQFAYPDYFYPDWIIIE; this comes from the coding sequence ATGCAGAGCGGCATACAGTCCACACGATACGGTGACCATTTACCCATGCGGAACGGAACGTTGAGTATTGCTATTTACGGTCGACTTGGAAATCAGATGTTTGGGTACGCTTCCATCCTCGGACTGGCTTACACGATGAATTTAAGCAATATTGTTATAGATCATTTAGATGGCGGTGATGACCTGTTATCATCGTTTCAACTTTCCAACAAGATGGTATCTTTCTGTCCAATACCGCTCAATGCCAAACATGTGGATGAAATGCGATGCTGTGCTTTTGACGAAAGACTTACCATGTTCAGTAATAAAGAGGATATTAATGTTATCGGATACCTATTGTCCtggaaatatttttataatattgacaAACATATCAGAAAGGAATTTACTTTTGTTACAAGTATACTGTCTAAGGCCAAACAAATTAAACTTGACATCGCTTCAATGTTTAACGAcacatcaatatttaaaaacCGCACATACATCGGTGTACACATTCGAAGAGGAGACTTCCTCCTGGAATCGAAAATTAAATTCGGTCATTATCCTGTTTCGAAGGACTATATTATTCACGCAATACAACTGTGCACTAAAATGTTTGGAGAAGACATAATATTCGTATTTTGTTCTGACGGCATAAAGTGGGTAAAACGTAACTTTTCAATCTTCACCAACAAGTGGAAAATGGCGTTTGTCGAGGATAACCCTGCCGCTGTTGATATGGCCGTTTTGAGTTTGTGCGACCATACCATAGTAACAACAGGTTCTTTTGGCTGGTGGGCGGCCTGGCTGGCGGGAGGGAAAACTATCATTTCTAAACAGAAGGCAATTAATGGATCTTACCTTAGTAGTCAATTTGCATATCCGGATTACTTTTATCCAGATTGGATAATCATCGAATGA
- the LOC127835627 gene encoding neurotrypsin-like, with protein MGRGPYWMSDVKCTGHEPSLNNSVFKERLDEKNCSSRMHAAVLCNNENGIDYRIVNDKNPNVTSEGIVEISIYKVWGTVCDASWDDYDAKVFCRQQNFHDGYAIKGGYCGESKVSPILMSHLKCAGTEASLDKCPHRGFNSGIVDGSLGWWKCKSHKDNAGVLCVNDYII; from the exons ATGGGACGTGGTCCGTACTGGATGAGTGATGTCAAATGTACAGGTCACGAACCGTCCCTAAACAACTCCGTATTCAAAGAGCGACTAGACGAGAAAAATTGCTCAAGCCGAATGCATGCAGCTGTCCTATGTAACAATGAGAATG GAATTGACTACCGAATAGTAAACGACAAGAATCCCAACGTCACGTCAGAGGGAATCGTAGAAATATCGATCTACAAAGTTTGGGGAACAGTCTGTGATGCATCCTGGGACGACTATGACGCCAAGGTTTTCTGCCGCCAGCAGAATTTCCATGATGGATACGCCATCAAGGGAGGCTATTGTGGTGAGAGCAAGGTCAGCCCAATCTTGATGAGCCATCTCAAGTGTGCAGGCACTGAAGCCAGTCTCGACAAGTGCCCACACCGTGGGTTTAACAGCGGAATAGTGGACGGGTCGCTGGGATGGTGGAAGTGTAAATCACACAAGGACAATGCTGGAGTGCTGTGTGTTAACGATT ACATCATTTGA
- the LOC127835628 gene encoding neurotrypsin-like: protein MKTKCFKPSSGYAYRPPKNISNVILVDNVGCRGDETSLLNCTYNKWEATTGCDFYAERAGVFCFSDTNGLKYRLGRGETKPSRVEIMYNRVWGSICDWLWDSRDARVFYRTIGFEDGLEVVGARYGQVEGPLWFTRVSCDGYEDSLLQCRHTGFNSSSEMEGVYASLCRKSSYDASARCFDKKLELTNVRLVNIEGDPTYGRVEVYLAGAGEWGTVCDDYWDDVDATVVCQFLRFGVGHGVQGEI, encoded by the exons ATGAAAACCAAGTGTTTTAAACCTTCAAGTGGATACGCCTACAGACCTCCGAAGAACATTTCTAACGTGATCCTGGTGGACAATGTGGGTTGTCGTGGTGACGAGACCTCGCTCCTCAACTGTACATACAACAAGTGGGAGGCCACCACAGGCTGTGATTTCTATGCCGAGCGTGCAGGGGTGTTTTGCTTCAGTGACACAA ATGGCCTCAAGTACCGGCTAGGCAGAGGTGAGACTAAGCCCAGCCGGGTGGAGATCATGTACAACAGGGTCTGGGGCTCCATTTGCGACTGGCTCTGGGATTCTCGGGACGCGCGCGTCTTCTACCGAACCATTGGCTTCGAGGACGGGCTGGAGGTGGTGGGCGCTAGATACGGGCAGGTGGAGGGGCCGCTTTGGTTCACGCGGGTCAGCTGTGACGGATACGAGGATAGCCTGCTGCAGTGTCGCCATACAGGCTTCAACAGCTCCAGCGAGATGGAGGGGGTCTACGCGAGCCTGTGCAGAAAGAGTTCTTATGATGCATCCGCAAGATGCTTTGATAAGAAGCTGG AGTTGACGAATGTGCGCCTTGTAAACATTGAGGGAGACCCAACATATGGCCGCGTGGAGGTGTATCTAGCAGGCGCGGGGGAATGGGGCACAGTCTGCGATGATTACTGGGACGATGTGGACGCCACTGTCGTCTGTCAGTTTCTCAGATTTGGAGTAGGACACGGCGTTCAGGGTGAGATATAG